In Bacillus thuringiensis, the DNA window CTTTCGTTGAGCCTATTTTACTAATACCGACATACCACATTGCAAGTCCGAAGATGGTCGCAAAGACGATTGAATATGCTAGTGAGCCCCAGCTTGGCGTATCTACTGGCCATGTTAAAGAATTTATGTTGAATAAACAGTATATAACTAGCGGTACAATTCCAATTAAAGTAGACCATGATGTGACTCTCATTGCGGAGTATTTTGTAATAAGAGGTTGCGCTAATATTGGGTACCATCCCCACGCAATTGCTGCTACTAATCCAATTACATTTCCGAGCCAAGCATGTTCGTAAGTAGCTCCTCCTGTATGCCCTGTTAATAAAACGAATGCTGCACCAATAAACGCTACTATTGAGCCTATTTGTACTTTCATCGAAAAACGTTCTTGTTTGTGCAATACTGCTAATATCCCTGTAAAAATAGGTGACATCGCAATTAATAATGAGGCGTTCGTTGCTGAAGTATATTTCACAGATAACATAAACATCGTTTGATACATTGTCGTTCCAACGATGCCGACTGCTAGTAATCGTAACCAATCTTTTCTTTCAATACGTAATGAGCGTTCCATTAAAAATGTAATAAGTAATAATACCGGTGATGCTACTAAAAATCGTAAACTATTAAATTGAATGGATGACATATATGCCACACCATACTTTCCTATTGTATAATTTGCTCCCCATACTAATGCTACTGATACTAGGAGCCATTCCATTTGCCATCGTTTCATCCGAATCTCCCCTTCCCTATTTAGCATAGTAAAATTGGCTGGATATAACACCGTCCAATTGGCTGTTTTTTTACCCAGCCAATTTGCTATACTTGATGTATATAAGAGATACGGAGGCGTTTTTTATGGAATGGAAGCTAGATAACGACAGTAAAATCCCTATTTATCAGCAAGTTGTTGACTTTATTGAAAAACGTATTACATACGGAGAACTTCCTCCAGGTAGCTTCCTTCCTTCCGAACGGAAATTAGCTACACAGTTAAATGTAAACAGAAGTACAGTAACGACTGCTTATAATGAACTACGTGCTATGGGAATTGTAGAAAGCACGACCGGTAAAGGTACACGTGTAAGTACACATATGTGGGGCGTTTCTCCAACATTAACGCCGAACTGGAGAAATTTCGTAGAAGGTGGCACGTTTTTACCAAACTTACCGTTACTTCGCCATATTCGTGCGGAAGTACAACAAAATGAAAATATTATAGATTTTGCAAATGGAGAGCTCGGTTGCAACCTCTATCCTCACGATCAATTACAATCAATTTTACGAGAACAACCGTTAACGCAATCATTAAGTTACGATCACCCGCAAGGCTATCTCCCGCTAAGACAAGCGGTCGTAAAGTATATGAAGGAATATTTAAAAGTTGAAGCAACTGAACAATCCATTATGATTACATCTGGCGCACAACAAGCACTTCATCTTATCGTACAATGTTTATTAAATCCAGGTGATGCCGTCGCTTTCGAAAGTCCTTCACACTGTTATTCCTTACCGTTATTCCAATCAGCAGGTATTCGTATTTTCCCGTTACCTGTCGATGAACACGGTATTAATCCAGACGATGTGCAAGAACTATATAGAAAGCATCGTATTAAAATGATCTTTTTAAATCCAAACTTCCAAAATCCTACGGGCACAATGCTTCATCCAAACCGTAGAAAAAAATTATTATCACTTTGCGCAGACTTACGAATTGCAATCGTTGAAGATGACCCGTCCAGTTTACTTACGCTAGAAAAAAAACAACCTTGTCCTACGTTGAAATCAATAGATGAAAATGGAACTGTCATTTATGTACATTCCTTATCTAAAATGATTGCACCAGGTTTACGAGTCGGCTGGCTTGTCGCCCCTCAGTCTGTAGTAGAAAGGTTATCTGACGCAAGGCACCAAATGGAATTAGGAATGAGCATATTCCCGCAGTGGCTTATGCAACAATTTTTTGAAACTGTACCATTTCAGTCTCATATCGTACCGTTACGAAAACAATTAGCAGAAAAAAGAGACGTTATCGTTCGTGCCCTAAACGAGCAACTTCACGATAAAATCTCTTTTTCAAACCCGACCGGTGGTATATACATATGGGGAAAATTAAACGAACCGATAAACGAAAAACAACTTATTATGCAAAGTTTAAAACAAGAAATCGCATTTATGCCGGGTAGTATTTTCGGTGCGAAAGATGGTTATATTCGTTTATCTTATGGAAAAGTGAATATTGATCAAATTGAGGAAGGTATTTCTCGTTTGCGTAAGGCTATTTTAGTTTGTGAAAAATAACATTATATAAAGCTTTCTCGTTTGACAAAACCTAAATCTACCATTATTATCAACTCGAACCTATTTATAGGAGTGATAAAATGAAGATTTACGTTGATGCAGATGCTTGTCCTGTAAAAGATGTGATTATTTTTGAGGCTACGAATGTGGAAATTCCTGTTACCCTCGTTACTAGTTTTTCACATTATTCTAATGCAGAGCAGCCAAAAGGTGTCGAAACAATTTATGTTGATTCTGGAGCAGATGCTGCAGATTACCGAATTATGCAGTTAGCAAAAAAAGAAGATTTAATCGTAACACAAGATTACGGTCTTGCTTCGCTCGCTTTAGCAAAAGGCTGTATCGTTCTTCATCATAAAGGTTACAAGTATACGAATGATAACATTGAACAATTGTTACAAACACGATATTTAAGTGCAATGGTTCGAAAAAGTGGTAAACGTACAAAGGGACCGAAACCATTTACAGCAGAAGATAAAGAGAAATTTAGAGTGCTCTTTAAAAGTATGATTGCACTTCAGAAATAAACCTTCTATTTGTAGAGAAAGAAAAGAAGAGAATATCCAAATGAACATTCTCTTCTTGAGGTTTACCCTTTTAAAATGAAGGTAAATTATCTAAGTTATTTTCCTTTATACCATCCGGTTCACTACGTATAATATCTCTACCATACTTATGAAATACATCCACATGAGCTAACTTCCCTGATTTCACTTCACTAAGAGCAGTCATATAATCTAACTCTCTCCCGCTACTTGTCTTAAAAGCAATTAAATCTCCATCATCATTTTTACGAACGGCAACAATTTGTTCTGCTCCTGAATTGACTTCATGAGCTACTTCAACTTGAGCTTGCTCTTCTCCTTGATGTAAGTAATCATTATAAACTTTTTCAAAGTCTTTTTTGTCCATAAAATGCACCTCCAACACATTTTATTAGTATGGTTGGGAGGTAGTGGTTTTATGTACCTTTTTATTACCTTAACGAGTCTTTAGTACTCCAAATAAAGAATACAGGCCATTTTTTGTAGCCTAATACAAATCTATTTATAGTTCCTTACCTTCTTAATTTAAGCTAAATTTAAGTGTTAATATTTTCCTGACAACTTTATAATTGATTATATCGAAACGAAATTTGAAATGGAGAATGGCAAAGATGAATATAGATATTAATCGTTTAACTGATATTTGTTTAGAGTATCAGCAATCTAGATTTTATGTTACTAGACTCCCTAAAGATTTCTTATCAATTGCCCAAAAACGTTTTTCTATACCGACGGATGACCAAGTTATTGCTTTTTTAAGTTGTAATTTATTTAGATCAGGAAAATATGGTATTTACTTTACGAGTTCGGGTTTATACTGGAAAAATTGGTTATTAGGTAAAGGAAGTTTGAAATGGGATCAATTAATTGAAGTGCAACAAATTGAAATTGATAAAGATGGTTTCTTATCTTTTGATGCACAAAAAAGCTTCAATATTAACGGGAGTGATTATCCCCCACTGTTATTTAAAGAATTACTTATAGCTCTTAAGAATTCATTCCAAAATTCTAAACAACATGATATACATCCAGTTATAAAAAATAATGAGATAAAATCAATTTGCTCATTATTTGAAACGTACAATGAATTATTAGAACCCGATAACGGATTATTTGTAGACACTCATATTTCAGACAAAAAGTTAAAAGCAATTGAGGCACGATTTATCGTTCCAAAAGAAGAACAAATCATTGCTTTTTTAGATACATCTGTCCTTGGCAATATGGGGAAAGGATCTGATGGAGTATTAATTTGTGAATCAGGTATATATTTTAGAGAAACCTTTGTACACTTATATTTCCCATGGCATGTCTTTAAAAATATCCCTATTACTTTAACTTCAGATGAATTTGAAATTGGGAAAGGAAACATGTTTCATCTTCAACATGCTAGAATGGCTAGTCAAGATATTTTATTGTTCATTAAGAATTTAAAACAGTATATGAATAGTTTATATGAAGAAAATCCACAATTACATATTTAATACATTTCTTATTACATACAAGCACATGTATAGTTAAGTCTAAAATTTCAATTCAACTAAAAAACCGATTATTTTTGTAGAGAGCCTACATGTATAATCGGTTTTTACGCTTATTCTTTTCTTATATTTCTCTTTTTTAATACCTTCGCAAACCCTTCAAAGTCTCCAATATATCATCTGTAAAGGCTGTACTACCTTCTGTCTCTAAAACTCTGAAATAAAAACTTCTTAGGAAAGTTCTAATATTTTGTACTAAAATAGCATGCTGCGGATGCCGGATGTCTTCAACAGTTGCTATGCTATGTAGCCAATTGCTCCACTCTTCTTCAATTAAAATATTTTGGTGTCGTAACGACATAATTGGCGCTACTAATCTTTCATCCTCAAAGTGTACATATACGTAATCACTCAAGCGAACCTTCTGACGAACAGCTGCAAGGATCGCATATGAAAACTCACGATTTTGTATTGTACGTGCTAAAGCATCAAGTGCATCCGCTGCATGCGCCGTAGAGTGTGCCCATCCTTTTCCTTCTACGTAGCCTCTTACATCTTCTTCTAAATATACATATTCCAGCACTTGTTCTGCCACACTGTACAGTTGTTCTTCAGATAACAGTGGTTCTCTTTCATGAACAGATAAAATAAGTGGTGGAATTAATACGGAGAATGCACGTTTAAAAACAGAGTCTGTTCCCTTTTCACCAATTTTATAAAATAAATAATCAGGGCTAATTGCTTGCAGCATTAATCCTCGTAACTCTTTTTGTCTAAACACATCATTTGTAATCCATTTGTGAAGCGTACTATAAATTAAATCATCACGTAATTCAGCATCAGGTGATCCGATATAATCTAGCATCCACTGCGCATATGGATATGCATCTACGTCTTCTGGTACAGCATAATTGTTACTTTTAATTTGTAGTAGTTCTTCTTTTAGTTCTAGTACTTCATTCATTATATTTCTTATCCCCTTTTTACCTTTTTTAACTTATTTTCCCTTGTCCCCTATGATTTTTTCATAAAATCAATTCGAGTTTTAATATAGGTTAAGTACCTATCCTTATATGAACTTGATTCAATTATATAAAATTTATCCTAATAAATAAAAGTAAATACATATAAAATAAGTATTGGCATTGCACTAATACTTTGAACAACCTAAATATCCCACTTTATTTACATGCAGTTTATATATGTTTAGGTTATAAAATAAAATATAGTTTTTTTATCTGTATTCAAACGCAGTTACAATCAAAATTCCCATCATTTTAGAACTTGTTTAATAAATTCCGTTTTAGCTTTTGTATACGCTTCTCTATCTTGTTTAAACTTTTCAGCTAACTCTTGCTTAAGAATTGAATAATCATAAACTAATTGTGGATTTTCTCGTAAACGGTTACGAAATAAAAGTTGATGCTCCCATCGCTCAGTTCCTTTAACCATCAAATGCAGGTGCGCTACACGTCTATTATTCTTAACTTTCACAAAGAACCTTCTCCACGGTCTTTCATCTAATTCTGGGCTTACATAATGCCAATTATATATGGCCAATTTCGCTGAAATATGTAGTACTCTATCAAATGAGTCTATTTCAGCCATTAGATCAATGATAGGTTTTGCAGGTAAACCAGGTATGGATGTACTTCCTATATGTATTACTTTGCTTATACCGAGAGGAGCAAGCAGTTCATATAGTTGCTGCTCTTCACATCGGCCTTTATCTTGCCAATCAGGATTTGCATTCACTATCTCTACTGACTCATTCGCCCATACAGGCCAATCGTTTGGATTATCTTTTTTATCCATCCAAAACATCTCCTTTCACGAATTTTTTGCTGTATAAACAATATTAAATTTCTTTAAACACAACTACTGGATCATCAAAGTTATTATTCCGAAATATAACATCCGCACAACTTTTCGGATTATGCTCATCTATATACATCTTACAGGCCGCATGATATCTGTTTAAAAACATTTTCTCTGCTTCTTCATAACTTCCAAAAGTCTCAGTCTCTCGCTTTGCACCACGTTTTCTCGCCATCTCAAAATCTGTATCTACAAAGATTTTGTAATCAAATAAATGCTCAACATCTTTTTTCAATAGAAACGTTCCATCTACTATTAATATCATATTTTGCTTGGCCACTTGTGGCTTATTATGTACAGGCATATCCGTTATTAAGTTATGAGAAATCGTTTCATACTGTAAATTCCCGTTAAGCTCTAAAGGCTTTAATAATCTTTCTTTAAAAGCTTTATAATCGTGTGCATCTTCGTAATACCCTCTTGCAGATTCTTTTCCTTTTGCATAGCGAACCGCTCTCGGATTATGAAAATCATCAATGCTGGCGCGTGTTACTGGTAATCCTCGTTTTTTTATTTCTTCAGCTATTTCGTTTGCAAATGTTGTTTTTCCTGAAGCTGTAATACCACTTACTCCAACTCTTGTTGGATGGGTTAAGTTTAAGTTTAATTTTAAAATATGATCTACAATTTCTTTCATGCGTTGTATTCGGTTCATGATATTTCCTCCTACAATTAGTTTACATAACATAATTACAGGTAACAATTTGTGTCATTATTTGTCGGTAAGTCGATATATTGAAAGTTACGATAGAGATATTTTTATTGATTTATATTTTCCTTATTTCCCCTTAAACCCTCGATACAAAGCAGTACGTAATTCTTGTTTGTATTCTTCAATTTCTGGCATATCAAGTTCTTCTGCTAGTCTGATAGCTAATTCAATATCATACGGTACTCGTACGAGTTGAATAGAAAAGCTTGCTGCTTCTTTTTCATTGTAAGTTCCTTCAAATATTAAATAGGAAGCTTGCGTTATTTCAAGTGGATTGCCTACACTACCTGCATTACATAACGTTTTCCCTCTGAAATTTTGAACAACTGCTTGGTGAACGTCACCGTAACAAACGACATCTGGTTTTCTTTCCCCTTCTATATTCTCTGTGAGATCACTATTTTCGAACATACTAACACGCTCTTCTCTTGAAGCGTGTGGCTGAATTCTTTCATATAAACTTCTTGGTGAAGCGTGGAACATACGAATGAGTTTGCCGCTCATAAAAAATTCGATTGAAAATGGTAAACTTCTTAAATAATCATTTTGTTCTTCCGTTAATTGTTTTTGATGCCATTTTAACGCTTCAAATTCAGTCGGTTTTGTAATAAAATCATCCCAGTTTCCCATTACGACTACTTCACATTCTTTACGAATGATTTCAATCACTTCACTAGAATGAGGTCCTTTTCCGACTAAATCTCCAAGACAAATGATGCGCTTGATTCCTCTCAATTTAATATCTTGTAGTACAGATTCTAGAGCCGGAATATTACCATGTATATCTGAAATTACTGCTATTTTTTCCATATAAATTCCTCCGTTATTTATTAAATTCACTTGAATGGTACCATTTTGGAATATAGGATGAAAAATGATTATGATCTTCTAAAATTCCGTTCAATCTTTCCTTCATATCATCTACTAAATGCGGTGTGCTTCGGTTTGTCCATACGATATCAGCTGGGAATGTCATTGCTGCATATAATGTGTACAATTTCCAAAAATGAAGCGATGGTTCTCCCTCGCAATAACCGTGAACTTGTCCAACCGCAAATGGTTTGCTTATCCTTGTAGTAAAAATCGCTACGTTATAAAAATCGTGTATTGGATCGCCAAAATCATATCCACCAAAATCAATAACGATAAATTCCTTATTATGAATCATACTATTTGCTGGATGGAAGTCATCGTGTAAAAATGTGATTGGACGATTTTTTAATAAGTCTTTATGATTTTCTACAAAGGTTAATACTGACTTCAAATCTAGAAAATTCACTTCGTAATCTGCTAATGCCTCTATGTATCTTTCGTATTTATTCCATCTAGATGTTTCCCATTTACTACTTGCGCTTTCTTTTTCTATCGAATGAATCCCCTTTAATATTTCTCCTGCTTTCCTTCCTGCATGATACTGTTCTTCCACCGATAGCTTCCCTAAGCCTTCTTCACCATTTACACCTTGAGCCCATTCAAATACTTGAACACATTTATTTAATTCCTCAAGTTTTATGAAATAAATTAACTTGGGCGTTGGAATATGTAATAACTCTAATTGTTTCATATACGTATATTCTTCTTGTTTACGTTCAAAATGAACAGCATCACATACTTTTACAAAATATGTTACTCCGTTTTCTAATTCAATTTTATATTTCTCTTCATGTGAAAAACCTTTTGAAATAGCTGTACACTTTACAATACGAGGCCATTCTAATTTTTTCTCTATCTCTTTAAGCATTTCCTTCACAACGTTCACCTCTATTAATATATGTACAAACTACCTAACACTTCATACTCTCGTTTATTTTTCCCTTTAAACTCGACTGCAAATGGATATTCACCATGATTCTTCAAACGTTCTAGCACTAATCCTTCTCCAATTGGTTCACAAAACTGTACATGAATGTCACCAAATGATACACTTTGACACTCCGCATTCCATTCTTCATTTTTTACGACTGAACTTACAGTTAGCCCCATTACTTCTTCCCATTTCCGCACTGTTTCTCGAACGTCTTTCACTGCGTAATGAATTGTATCAAGTTGTTTTACTTTGTTTTTATGTTCCGTGATTGTTCCTATATTACGTAAATCGTTTCTTCTTTCTTCATCCGTTTCATTCCACTGTATAAAGAAAGGTAATTTCGGTCCGTTCTCTTCTTGCTTAACAAATAACATTTTCCATTCTAAAAGTCGGCCATCTTTTCTCATGCGTTTCCCTTCAAATGGCCCTATCGTATGTAAACCGTACTTATTAAAGTTAACTGCTAGCTCCTCAATTGCATCTGTTCGGATTGCGATTTGTAGCATTCCTTCTCCATTTTGTAGTTTCACCACTGTTTCTTGTACTAATGGATTTTCTGCTTCTTTCGCTTTTTCTTCATGTTGAACTGCCAGAAATTCTATATATGATAAGTCAAAATAGCTTAAACTATTCCAAGTACCCCAAGTAGTATGCTCTCCGCCTAATACAGTATGAAATCCAAGTTCCAGCATTTGTTTTGCCGCTTCCTTCGGTGTACCATGAACTGCGTGAACGAGATGATCAAATCGTAACATGTCTTTCTCCCCTTTCTCTCCATCCTTTTATTGTATATTTTATTTTTCTTTCATTCAATTCAAAAACTTTAAAACCTAGTTGATTTATACGATTAATATGTATTATAATGAAACAAATTTAATTATTGCTGATTGGAAAAACCAAAGGCACTTTTCTCATACGGGAAAAGTGTCTTTTTCATTTATTATTACAGGGGGATTATTTATGCAGAAATTAATTGTCTTTGCTATTATTGGATTTTTCGCTCAATTGATCGATGGAGCACTTGGAATGGCGTATGGGGTAACGTCTACTTCACTATTATTAATGTTTGGTATTGCACCGGCTGTAGCTTCCGCATCGGTTCATTTAGCTGAAGTCGTTACAACTGCCGCTTCTGGCGCATCTCACATCAAATTTGGAAACGTTGATAAATATACAGTTTCCAGGCTTACATTACCTGGGGCAATCGGCGCATTTGTTGGGGCATGTTTTTTAAGTAATTTACCTGGCGATGTAATTAAACCGTACATTTCCATATTTTTATTTACTTTAGGGGTTTATATTTTATTACGATTCCTCATTCAAAAACAAATTGTCACTTCAAATAAGCGTATGTCTGCAAAACAACTGGTGCCGCTTGGTTTATTTGCTGGATTCGTTGATTCAACTGGTGGCGGTGGTTGGGGACCGATTACTACACCCGTTCTTCTAGCAAGAGGAAATGAAGCTAGAAAAGTTATTGGATCTGTAGATACGAGTGAATTTCCTGTTTCACTTGCTGCAACAATTGGCTTCTTCATCTCACTTGGCTGGGAACAAGTAAGCTGGGTTTGGGTATTTTCGTTAATGCTTGGTGGTATCGTTGCGGCACCAATCGCTGCATGGCTAGTACGCATCGTTCCTTCTCATTTACTTGGCGTATTAGTTGGTGGCCTCATTATCTTTACAAATATTCGTACACTGCTTACTACATTTAAAGTGGATCCAACTATTATTTCGCTTTCTTACGTGGCAGTTGGTCTTGTCGTTATTATTTCTATTTTCATTGCGGTACGTAATCATTCCAAGCGTTCTAACGCATCGACAGCCGGATACCCGAATGATCAAAAACAAATGCTACCATAACGATAAAAATACCGCCCAATATACTTCGAGCGGTATTTTTTATTTTTCTATTTTCCAATTAATTATCGTTTCTGTAGTGCCAATTTTCTTCATATGTAATATCTCTAATACACGAATCGAACTACTATTTTCAGGGAGTGTCTCTGCAATAATCGTTTCTACCTCTCCTGTTTGAAAAGCCCAATTTAATAATTCTCTTACAGCTTCTGTCGCATACCCTTTATTCCAATATTTCTCAATAAATCCGTAACCAATTTCTACTGTATGTTCCTCATTTGGTTTCCCTTTAAATCCTATATCACCTAGAACGATGTCATCTTCTTTTCGAATGACATACCACGCTCCCCAAGGTAATAAAGCCTCATCTTGTTTTACAGTTTCTACATGCCCTACAATATGTGGACCACTATTATATCCTTGCTCGCTAGCAACGTGCACCCTTTCTTCTGTACACGGTACTATATAGAGTCTTTCTGTTTCTAATTTCATATTGATTTCCCCTTTTCAATTAAACAACACTTTAATTTTATCAGAAATAAAAAGAATATTCATTCTATTTATCGGATTTATACTTATTCTTTGAAACGAATTTAAAGAATAATTCTCTTTTGATAGTTATGTCGAATTATATTTTCTGAATTTTCTTTTAATTTTAAAGGGTTTTTCAATATTTTTTGCGAAACATTTGTATAACAATTTTTTCTTTGCTTATTGCTACATAATAGTAGGTTCGGGTGGAGTTGTGCAAGCGTTTCCTATACAATAACCGATATTTTTTGACTTTTCCTAACAAAATATCTTGCAATATATTCAGAAAGTCATTACAATTGCCATATATTAAAAATCTTAGTAATATATCAAATCCTCATCAATCCGATGAGGTAGAGGTTGCAACTTTTAAGAGTAGAACGGCCGAGACACAGAGAATGTCACCGACTCCGTTTAAAAGGAAAAGTTGCCGAAGTTTCTATTTCTTCTCTGGAAATATGAGCTGGGGCTGTCTCCGAAAGGAACAGAACTGTCACGTTTACAAAATTACCGTGTAAACGTGGGGTGCTATCTTAACGGAAGGGTATGATGGGGTGGTTATTTGTGAAACGTTCCGCCAAATTCCTTTGGCGGTTTTTTGTATTTTTCTCCCCCGCTCCTTCCTATCTTACAAGAAAAGGAGTGTTGAACATGAATAGCGCAACGAATCAAACTACCTCTGAAACAGAAACTACAAAAGGAAAAGGTGAACTAAAACGTAGTTTAAAATCAAGACACCTTACGATGATTTCTCTCGGTGGTACAATTGGTACCGGACTATTTCTTGCCAGTGGTAGTGTCATCCATTCAGCTGGACCTGGTGGTGCATTAGTTGCATACGCCGCAATTGGAATTATGGTTTACTTTTTAATGACGAGCTTAGCTGAACTCGCTGCTTACATGCCTGTTACTGGATCTTTTAGCACCTACGCAACAAAATTTGTTGATCCATCACTTGGCTTTGCACTTGGATGGAACTATTGGTATAACTGGGCAATTACGATTGCTGCTGAACTAGCGGCTGTAACATTAATTATGAAATTTTGGTTCCCAGATACCCCTTCTCTTATTTGGAGTGGATTATGTTTAGCTATTATTTTCCTTTTAAACTATTTATCTGTTAAAGGGTTTGGTGAATCTGAATATTGGTTCGCACTTATTA includes these proteins:
- a CDS encoding DMT family transporter: MKRWQMEWLLVSVALVWGANYTIGKYGVAYMSSIQFNSLRFLVASPVLLLITFLMERSLRIERKDWLRLLAVGIVGTTMYQTMFMLSVKYTSATNASLLIAMSPIFTGILAVLHKQERFSMKVQIGSIVAFIGAAFVLLTGHTGGATYEHAWLGNVIGLVAAIAWGWYPILAQPLITKYSAMRVTSWSTLIGIVPLVIYCLFNINSLTWPVDTPSWGSLAYSIVFATIFGLAMWYVGISKIGSTKVMVYMYLVPLFAVIFAAVTIGEKINMMQLVGGFIIFIGLYVVKKGGIKKPALNLKKVS
- a CDS encoding PLP-dependent aminotransferase family protein; this encodes MEWKLDNDSKIPIYQQVVDFIEKRITYGELPPGSFLPSERKLATQLNVNRSTVTTAYNELRAMGIVESTTGKGTRVSTHMWGVSPTLTPNWRNFVEGGTFLPNLPLLRHIRAEVQQNENIIDFANGELGCNLYPHDQLQSILREQPLTQSLSYDHPQGYLPLRQAVVKYMKEYLKVEATEQSIMITSGAQQALHLIVQCLLNPGDAVAFESPSHCYSLPLFQSAGIRIFPLPVDEHGINPDDVQELYRKHRIKMIFLNPNFQNPTGTMLHPNRRKKLLSLCADLRIAIVEDDPSSLLTLEKKQPCPTLKSIDENGTVIYVHSLSKMIAPGLRVGWLVAPQSVVERLSDARHQMELGMSIFPQWLMQQFFETVPFQSHIVPLRKQLAEKRDVIVRALNEQLHDKISFSNPTGGIYIWGKLNEPINEKQLIMQSLKQEIAFMPGSIFGAKDGYIRLSYGKVNIDQIEEGISRLRKAILVCEK
- a CDS encoding YaiI/YqxD family protein, with product MKIYVDADACPVKDVIIFEATNVEIPVTLVTSFSHYSNAEQPKGVETIYVDSGADAADYRIMQLAKKEDLIVTQDYGLASLALAKGCIVLHHKGYKYTNDNIEQLLQTRYLSAMVRKSGKRTKGPKPFTAEDKEKFRVLFKSMIALQK
- a CDS encoding DUF3892 domain-containing protein gives rise to the protein MDKKDFEKVYNDYLHQGEEQAQVEVAHEVNSGAEQIVAVRKNDDGDLIAFKTSSGRELDYMTALSEVKSGKLAHVDVFHKYGRDIIRSEPDGIKENNLDNLPSF
- a CDS encoding DUF2785 domain-containing protein, giving the protein MNEVLELKEELLQIKSNNYAVPEDVDAYPYAQWMLDYIGSPDAELRDDLIYSTLHKWITNDVFRQKELRGLMLQAISPDYLFYKIGEKGTDSVFKRAFSVLIPPLILSVHEREPLLSEEQLYSVAEQVLEYVYLEEDVRGYVEGKGWAHSTAHAADALDALARTIQNREFSYAILAAVRQKVRLSDYVYVHFEDERLVAPIMSLRHQNILIEEEWSNWLHSIATVEDIRHPQHAILVQNIRTFLRSFYFRVLETEGSTAFTDDILETLKGLRRY
- a CDS encoding GrpB family protein, with amino-acid sequence MDKKDNPNDWPVWANESVEIVNANPDWQDKGRCEEQQLYELLAPLGISKVIHIGSTSIPGLPAKPIIDLMAEIDSFDRVLHISAKLAIYNWHYVSPELDERPWRRFFVKVKNNRRVAHLHLMVKGTERWEHQLLFRNRLRENPQLVYDYSILKQELAEKFKQDREAYTKAKTEFIKQVLK
- a CDS encoding uridine kinase — translated: MNRIQRMKEIVDHILKLNLNLTHPTRVGVSGITASGKTTFANEIAEEIKKRGLPVTRASIDDFHNPRAVRYAKGKESARGYYEDAHDYKAFKERLLKPLELNGNLQYETISHNLITDMPVHNKPQVAKQNMILIVDGTFLLKKDVEHLFDYKIFVDTDFEMARKRGAKRETETFGSYEEAEKMFLNRYHAACKMYIDEHNPKSCADVIFRNNNFDDPVVVFKEI
- a CDS encoding metallophosphoesterase family protein produces the protein MEKIAVISDIHGNIPALESVLQDIKLRGIKRIICLGDLVGKGPHSSEVIEIIRKECEVVVMGNWDDFITKPTEFEALKWHQKQLTEEQNDYLRSLPFSIEFFMSGKLIRMFHASPRSLYERIQPHASREERVSMFENSDLTENIEGERKPDVVCYGDVHQAVVQNFRGKTLCNAGSVGNPLEITQASYLIFEGTYNEKEAASFSIQLVRVPYDIELAIRLAEELDMPEIEEYKQELRTALYRGFKGK
- a CDS encoding aminoglycoside phosphotransferase family protein translates to MKEMLKEIEKKLEWPRIVKCTAISKGFSHEEKYKIELENGVTYFVKVCDAVHFERKQEEYTYMKQLELLHIPTPKLIYFIKLEELNKCVQVFEWAQGVNGEEGLGKLSVEEQYHAGRKAGEILKGIHSIEKESASSKWETSRWNKYERYIEALADYEVNFLDLKSVLTFVENHKDLLKNRPITFLHDDFHPANSMIHNKEFIVIDFGGYDFGDPIHDFYNVAIFTTRISKPFAVGQVHGYCEGEPSLHFWKLYTLYAAMTFPADIVWTNRSTPHLVDDMKERLNGILEDHNHFSSYIPKWYHSSEFNK
- a CDS encoding VOC family protein — protein: MLRFDHLVHAVHGTPKEAAKQMLELGFHTVLGGEHTTWGTWNSLSYFDLSYIEFLAVQHEEKAKEAENPLVQETVVKLQNGEGMLQIAIRTDAIEELAVNFNKYGLHTIGPFEGKRMRKDGRLLEWKMLFVKQEENGPKLPFFIQWNETDEERRNDLRNIGTITEHKNKVKQLDTIHYAVKDVRETVRKWEEVMGLTVSSVVKNEEWNAECQSVSFGDIHVQFCEPIGEGLVLERLKNHGEYPFAVEFKGKNKREYEVLGSLYIY
- a CDS encoding sulfite exporter TauE/SafE family protein; amino-acid sequence: MYYNETNLIIADWKNQRHFSHTGKVSFSFIITGGLFMQKLIVFAIIGFFAQLIDGALGMAYGVTSTSLLLMFGIAPAVASASVHLAEVVTTAASGASHIKFGNVDKYTVSRLTLPGAIGAFVGACFLSNLPGDVIKPYISIFLFTLGVYILLRFLIQKQIVTSNKRMSAKQLVPLGLFAGFVDSTGGGGWGPITTPVLLARGNEARKVIGSVDTSEFPVSLAATIGFFISLGWEQVSWVWVFSLMLGGIVAAPIAAWLVRIVPSHLLGVLVGGLIIFTNIRTLLTTFKVDPTIISLSYVAVGLVVIISIFIAVRNHSKRSNASTAGYPNDQKQMLP
- a CDS encoding GNAT family N-acetyltransferase, producing MKLETERLYIVPCTEERVHVASEQGYNSGPHIVGHVETVKQDEALLPWGAWYVIRKEDDIVLGDIGFKGKPNEEHTVEIGYGFIEKYWNKGYATEAVRELLNWAFQTGEVETIIAETLPENSSSIRVLEILHMKKIGTTETIINWKIEK